From one Rhopalosiphum padi isolate XX-2018 chromosome 2, ASM2088224v1, whole genome shotgun sequence genomic stretch:
- the LOC132922214 gene encoding histone H3, producing the protein MARTKQTARKSTGGKAPRKQLATKAARKSAPATGGVKKPHRYRPGTVALREIRRYQKSTELLIRKLPFQRLVREIAQDFKTDLRFQSSAVMALQEASEAYLVGLFEDTNLCAIHAKRVTIMPKDIQLARRIRGERA; encoded by the coding sequence ATGGCTCGTACCAAGCAAACAGCACGTAAATCTACCGGAGGAAAGGCTCCCAGAAAGCAGTTGGCAACCAAAGCCGCCCGTAAGAGCGCACCAGCCACCGGAGGAGTGAAGAAACCCCATCGTTACCGTCCGGGAACAGTCGCTCTCCGTGAGATCCGTCGTTATCAGAAGAGTACCGAACTGTTGATCCGCAAATTGCCGTTCCAACGTCTGGTGCGTGAAATCGCCCAGGACTTCAAGACCGACTTGCGTTTCCAGAGTTCCGCCGTCATGGCGTTACAGGAAGCCAGCGAGGCCTATTTGGTCGGTCTGTTCGAAGACACCAACTTGTGCGCAATTCACGCCAAACGCGTCACCATTATGCCAAAGGACATCCAATTGGCTCGTCGTATACGTGGAGAACGTGCATAA
- the LOC132922225 gene encoding histone H4 encodes MTGRGKGGKGLGKGGAKRHRKVLRDNIQGITKPAIRRLARRGGVKRISGLIYEETRGVLKVFLENVIRDAVTYTEHAKRKTVTAMDVVYALKRQGRTLYGFGG; translated from the coding sequence ATGACCGGACGCGGTAAAGGAGGAAAAGGTCTTGGAAAAGGAGGAGCCAAACGTCATCGTAAAGTACTGCGTGATAACATCCAGGGAATAACCAAGCCCGCCATTCGTCGGTTAGCTCGTCGTGGTGGAGTGAAACGTATCTCCGGTTTGATCTACGAAGAGACCCGCGGTGTTTTGAAAGTATTCCTGGAAAACGTAATCCGTGATGCCGTAACATACACCGAGCACGCCAAGAGGAAAACCGTTACAGCCATGGACGTCGTCTATGCCCTTAAACGTCAAGGCCGTACATTGTACGGTTTCGGCGGTTAG
- the LOC132922219 gene encoding histone H2A — MSGRGKAGKSKGGKSKTRSSRAGLQFPVGRIHRLLRKGNYAERVGAGAPVYLAAVMEYLAAEVLELAGNAARDNKKSRIIPRHLQLAIRNDEELNKLLSGVTIAQGGVLPNIQAVLLPKKTEKKV, encoded by the coding sequence ATGAGCGGAAGAGGTAAAGCAGGCAAATCGAAGGGAGGTAAATCCAAGACCAGGTCGTCCCGTGCCGGACTCCAGTTCCCAGTCGGTCGTATCCATCGTCTGTTGAGAAAAGGAAACTACGCCGAACGCGTCGGAGCCGGAGCACCCGTATACCTGGCCGCCGTCATGGAATACTTGGCAGCCGAAGTTTTGGAATTGGCCGGTAACGCTGCCCGTGACAACAAAAAATCTCGTATCATCCCCAGGCATTTGCAATTGGCCATCAGAAATGACGAAGAACTCAACAAACTGTTGTCCGGTGTTACAATCGCTCAAGGCGGTGTGTTGCCCAACATCCAAGCCGTTCTTTTGCCCAAAAAGACTGAAAAAAAAGTCTAA